The following are from one region of the Paenibacillus sp. JZ16 genome:
- the cdaA gene encoding diadenylate cyclase CdaA, with protein sequence MEYFTDMTWGETIKDIIDILIVTYIIYQMILLVRGTRAVQLLKGILVLVVIWALSTWFDLYTLKWLMNQIFTFGVLAIFIIFQPELRRGLEQLGRGKLFGRTADIDEETNKLISETIKAVNYLSRRKIGALIVFERTTGLNEYVESGIPMRSVISSELFINIFIPNTPLHDGAVIIQNGQIAAAGCYLPLSENPFISKELGTRHRAAIGISEVGDAISVVVSEETGQVSLALNGQVVRDIKEESLISKLYEELRPAASIKEKRTFFWKRKGDGSNG encoded by the coding sequence ATGGAGTATTTCACAGATATGACCTGGGGTGAAACCATTAAAGATATCATCGATATCCTTATCGTTACTTATATAATATACCAGATGATACTGCTCGTCCGCGGCACGCGGGCGGTCCAGCTGCTCAAAGGGATTTTGGTGCTGGTGGTCATCTGGGCTCTCAGCACCTGGTTTGATCTGTATACGCTGAAGTGGCTGATGAATCAGATCTTTACATTTGGGGTGTTGGCGATCTTTATTATCTTCCAACCGGAGCTCAGACGTGGTCTGGAGCAGCTCGGACGAGGCAAGCTGTTTGGGCGGACGGCGGATATTGACGAGGAAACCAATAAGTTAATCAGCGAAACCATTAAGGCGGTTAATTATTTGTCTCGGCGCAAAATAGGGGCTTTGATCGTCTTTGAGCGGACGACGGGCCTGAATGAATATGTAGAATCAGGAATTCCGATGAGATCGGTGATCAGCTCGGAATTGTTTATTAACATTTTTATACCGAACACGCCGCTCCATGACGGAGCTGTCATTATTCAGAACGGTCAAATTGCGGCGGCTGGCTGCTATTTACCGCTATCAGAGAATCCTTTTATCAGTAAGGAACTGGGAACAAGACACCGTGCCGCTATCGGAATCAGCGAGGTGGGGGATGCGATTTCGGTTGTCGTATCCGAGGAGACTGGGCAAGTATCGCTGGCCTTGAATGGACAGGTGGTTCGAGATATTAAGGAAGAGTCCCTCATCTCCAAATTGTATGAGGAGCTCAGGCCTGCCGCGTCCATTAAGGAGAAACGCACGTTCTTCTGGAAACGGAAGGGGGACGGCAGCAATGGATAA
- the glmM gene encoding phosphoglucosamine mutase: MGKYFGTDGVRGVANQELTAEMAYSIGRCGGYVLTGDKEKPTVIIGMDTRVSGAMLESALVAGLLSIGAHVIRLGVVSTPAVAYITRLLKADAGVMISASHNPVQDNGIKFFGGDGFKLSDETELKIEELMDAETDNLPRPIGADLGELLVDNESKYKYLEYLKTTVNNRFDGLKIVLDCANGAAYELAPKLFRELGADVITIGAEPNGLNINDHCGSTHPEKLVEAVLQHGADLGLAFDGDADRLIAIDAKGEEVDGDFILCICGDAMNRAGKLKAGTIVSTVMSNIGFYKACDSLKLKTAKTAVGDRYVMEEMRRGGYNLGGEQSGHVIFLDHNTTGDGILTGIQLVDTLVASGKPLHELKSSMRKYPQVLVNVRVGDKSKYQGNTVIESAIAEVEGILGDNGRVLVRPSGTESLIRVMAEGPDKEELDRYVTQIADVVKRELA; this comes from the coding sequence ATGGGGAAATATTTTGGTACAGATGGAGTAAGAGGAGTTGCCAATCAAGAGCTGACAGCGGAAATGGCTTACAGCATCGGTCGCTGCGGCGGCTATGTGCTCACTGGCGATAAAGAGAAGCCAACCGTCATCATCGGCATGGATACTCGCGTATCGGGGGCTATGCTGGAGTCGGCTTTGGTTGCAGGCCTGCTGTCAATCGGTGCACATGTCATTCGTCTGGGTGTCGTAAGTACACCAGCGGTGGCGTATATCACAAGACTTTTGAAGGCTGATGCGGGTGTTATGATCTCGGCTTCACATAACCCGGTACAAGATAACGGCATCAAGTTCTTCGGTGGAGACGGCTTCAAGCTGTCGGATGAGACAGAGCTTAAGATTGAAGAGCTGATGGATGCGGAAACGGATAATCTGCCGCGGCCAATCGGGGCTGATTTAGGTGAATTGCTGGTTGATAACGAATCGAAATATAAATACCTGGAATATTTGAAAACGACGGTCAATAACCGGTTTGACGGTCTGAAAATCGTACTGGACTGTGCTAATGGCGCAGCTTATGAGCTGGCTCCAAAGCTTTTCCGTGAATTGGGCGCGGATGTGATCACCATCGGTGCTGAGCCGAATGGCTTGAATATCAACGATCACTGCGGATCGACTCACCCGGAGAAACTCGTCGAGGCTGTGCTCCAGCATGGCGCTGACCTCGGTCTGGCTTTTGACGGAGATGCGGATCGCTTGATTGCCATTGACGCAAAAGGCGAGGAAGTAGACGGCGATTTCATTCTGTGCATTTGCGGTGATGCCATGAACCGTGCCGGCAAGCTGAAGGCAGGCACCATCGTTTCGACCGTTATGAGTAACATCGGTTTCTATAAGGCATGTGACAGCTTGAAGCTGAAAACTGCTAAAACGGCAGTCGGTGACCGCTACGTGATGGAAGAAATGCGCCGTGGCGGATATAACCTGGGTGGAGAGCAGTCAGGACACGTGATTTTCCTGGATCACAATACTACAGGGGATGGCATTCTGACGGGAATTCAATTGGTGGATACGTTGGTAGCCTCCGGCAAGCCTCTGCATGAGCTGAAGAGCAGCATGCGCAAGTACCCGCAAGTGCTGGTTAATGTTCGTGTTGGCGATAAGAGCAAGTACCAAGGCAATACCGTTATTGAGTCTGCGATTGCTGAAGTCGAAGGCATTCTGGGGGATAATGGACGTGTCCTGGTTCGCCCATCGGGAACGGAATCCCTCATTCGCGTCATGGCCGAAGGCCCGGACAAAGAAGAGCTCGACCGTTATGTAACGCAGATTGCAGACGTGGTGAAGCGGGAATTGGCGTAA
- the pdaB gene encoding polysaccharide deacetylase family sporulation protein PdaB has translation MNSFYVFNGRKIKRFFFVLAAAIFAIGVIYVESDNISVFSENNPSAIYSVSTDKKQIALTFDISWGEKRAEPILQALKDNGVQKATFFLSAPWSKTHPDIVNAIKESGYEIGSHGFKHDNYSTLTDEEIRKQISSAHTILTAMTGQEPKLIRMPNGDFDKRVLGIAQSLNYTVIQWDTDSRDWKNIGVDKIVDRVVSKAHPGDIVLMHASDSVKQTHEALPLIIKELRNKGYEFVTVTDLLQQGSAQGTEVRDHASLQKSIEDAGGL, from the coding sequence ATGAATTCTTTTTATGTATTCAACGGCAGAAAGATTAAGCGGTTTTTCTTCGTCCTTGCCGCGGCGATCTTTGCAATCGGCGTTATTTATGTGGAGAGTGACAACATCTCGGTCTTCTCCGAGAACAACCCGTCAGCGATTTACAGCGTGTCTACGGATAAGAAACAGATCGCTTTAACGTTTGACATCAGCTGGGGCGAAAAACGCGCAGAGCCTATTTTACAGGCCTTAAAAGACAATGGAGTTCAAAAAGCAACCTTCTTCCTGTCTGCGCCATGGAGCAAAACACATCCCGATATCGTGAATGCCATTAAGGAAAGCGGATATGAAATCGGGAGCCACGGCTTCAAGCACGATAATTACAGCACGCTCACCGATGAGGAAATACGCAAGCAGATTTCTTCGGCACATACTATTTTAACCGCAATGACCGGACAAGAACCCAAATTAATACGAATGCCTAACGGGGATTTTGACAAAAGAGTGCTCGGCATAGCCCAGAGCCTTAACTACACGGTGATCCAGTGGGATACCGACTCCAGGGACTGGAAGAATATCGGCGTCGACAAAATTGTGGACCGCGTCGTCTCCAAAGCACATCCGGGAGACATCGTGCTGATGCATGCCAGCGACTCCGTGAAGCAAACACATGAAGCTCTCCCTCTCATCATCAAGGAACTGCGTAATAAAGGCTACGAGTTCGTTACGGTAACAGATCTGCTTCAACAGGGCAGCGCCCAAGGCACCGAGGTTCGTGATCACGCTTCATTGCAGAAGAGCATCGAGGATGCAGGCGGACTTTAA
- the sigW gene encoding RNA polymerase sigma factor SigW, translated as MDNLDVRLAKLARKGDQRAFAEIVELYKDKIFHLAYRMLSNRHEAEDVVQETFLRVYKNLDRYDENQKFSTWIYRIGTNLSIDRLRKRKPSFSLDAELNESEGMDGYSLIPSDNRTPESEMLLSETQRIIHTAIDGLPAKYKTIMILRYIQDLSLQEISEILDLPVTTIKTRVHRGREFLRKKLEYKL; from the coding sequence GTGGACAATTTGGATGTAAGACTGGCGAAGCTGGCCCGAAAAGGGGACCAGAGAGCTTTTGCCGAAATCGTAGAGCTTTATAAAGACAAGATTTTTCATTTGGCTTACCGGATGCTGAGTAACCGCCATGAGGCTGAGGATGTCGTACAAGAGACTTTTTTGCGTGTATATAAAAACCTTGATCGATACGACGAGAATCAGAAGTTCTCAACTTGGATATACCGAATCGGTACAAATCTTAGCATTGATCGGCTGCGCAAGCGCAAGCCGTCTTTCTCGCTGGACGCCGAACTGAATGAAAGCGAAGGTATGGACGGCTACTCCTTGATCCCGAGCGATAATCGTACACCGGAGAGTGAAATGCTGCTATCCGAGACACAGCGTATTATTCATACGGCGATTGACGGACTTCCTGCCAAGTATAAGACAATCATGATTCTAAGGTACATTCAGGATTTATCTCTGCAGGAGATCAGCGAGATTTTGGACTTGCCTGTAACAACGATCAAAACGCGTGTACATCGTGGACGCGAATTTTTACGCAAAAAATTAGAGTACAAATTGTGA
- the gerD gene encoding spore germination lipoprotein GerD, with protein MKWPLFRLCIIVFVAAVVLTACGAEQSSSPQLGYKEIKSMVVDILKTDEGKKAVEEALGGGSGGSSGSGGSMGMRMMSAQSGDQIRMAVKDTLVSEEYKKEIEKIMTDPQFAGDFAKAINSESKQLHMQLIKDPTYQKAIQDMLKSPDVMKSFLELTNTPDYRKQSMTVMQEAMQNPLFRMEVLELLKTVVKDELQPKVEKKKEGQGQEEQGGGGGEGGGEGGGEGEEGGGEGGGS; from the coding sequence ATGAAGTGGCCGTTATTTCGTTTATGTATTATCGTCTTCGTTGCTGCCGTGGTGCTTACCGCTTGTGGTGCAGAACAAAGCTCGTCCCCGCAGCTCGGATATAAAGAAATCAAGTCCATGGTGGTCGACATTCTGAAAACCGACGAAGGTAAAAAAGCGGTAGAGGAAGCGCTGGGCGGTGGATCTGGCGGTTCCTCCGGAAGCGGCGGATCCATGGGGATGCGGATGATGTCCGCCCAGTCCGGGGATCAAATTCGCATGGCCGTTAAGGATACACTGGTATCGGAGGAATATAAGAAGGAAATTGAGAAGATTATGACCGATCCGCAATTCGCGGGTGATTTTGCCAAAGCCATCAATTCCGAGAGCAAGCAGCTGCATATGCAGCTCATCAAAGACCCAACCTATCAAAAAGCGATTCAAGATATGTTAAAATCTCCGGACGTGATGAAATCGTTTCTTGAACTGACCAATACCCCGGATTATCGCAAACAGTCCATGACCGTGATGCAGGAAGCTATGCAGAACCCGCTGTTCCGCATGGAGGTGCTGGAACTGCTTAAAACGGTTGTAAAAGACGAACTTCAGCCTAAAGTGGAGAAGAAAAAAGAAGGACAAGGACAAGAAGAGCAAGGCGGCGGCGGTGGTGAAGGTGGCGGTGAAGGCGGCGGTGAAGGAGAAGAAGGAGGCGGTGAAGGCGGCGGCAGTTAA
- a CDS encoding stage II sporulation protein M: MLRFSIFLRDLRSIRKALLLAAVLFIAGIVAGASSEGFEQFLLGQLQGLGEISQQLGSSDHPEWNFFVFIFLNNSIKSVLVMFSGLLLGVIPFFFLVINGMVIGFLLKVVGESGESLFDLIVKGLLPHGIIEIPVIVIACGYGLAFGGLVLRSIVATGERRSGIGAEWRGFWRKLGTASLWVVVLLLIAAVIESTITLWLMS, translated from the coding sequence ATGTTACGTTTTAGCATTTTTCTCAGAGATTTAAGATCGATCCGGAAGGCATTGCTCTTGGCAGCGGTCTTATTTATCGCCGGAATCGTGGCGGGAGCAAGTTCAGAGGGGTTCGAGCAATTCCTTCTAGGTCAGCTTCAAGGATTAGGGGAGATTAGCCAGCAGCTCGGTTCCTCCGATCATCCCGAATGGAATTTCTTTGTCTTTATCTTTCTTAACAACAGCATTAAGAGCGTGCTGGTCATGTTCTCAGGCTTGCTGCTCGGCGTAATACCGTTCTTCTTCCTGGTCATTAATGGCATGGTGATAGGTTTCTTGCTGAAGGTTGTGGGGGAGAGCGGAGAGAGTCTGTTTGATCTGATTGTGAAAGGGCTGCTGCCACATGGGATCATTGAGATACCGGTCATTGTGATTGCCTGCGGGTATGGCCTGGCTTTTGGCGGGCTGGTATTGAGAAGTATTGTGGCAACAGGGGAGCGCAGAAGCGGGATAGGCGCGGAGTGGCGCGGGTTTTGGCGCAAGCTGGGTACTGCATCCTTATGGGTTGTCGTGCTGCTGCTCATTGCGGCAGTGATCGAAAGTACAATTACGTTGTGGCTGATGTCATAA
- a CDS encoding CdaR family protein produces the protein MDKWIKNNTASKLIALAVSILLWAMVHMDSGTPAPPTTFYDTKVIEGVEIQTYGFDDSEYALTGIDKDRVNLEVRGKKSNISLLTDDYKVKLDLSNVKEPGTHTLPLTPSIPSGVEMVSMEPSVVTVTVEARVSKSVTVSIGTKGEPAKDYRAGTPVLIDPRQVTVTLPESSMANLGQVKGNVELDGAKEKITEKRVKLTAYDKEGNAMEDAVIEPATVAAEVPIEPAFVTLPLELQYTGRLPEGFVLSKVEQKVKEVKLFGSKEALAGAETYIEATINLGEVRNSGTTVLTADLTPPEGFEKIEPSSVTVDVTAVSHGERVITGIPITLKGVASGLDAVITDPKTKTISLTLTGAPDLLNSLEPTDIGAEANATGLKAGVHEIPLQITLPNFINRTDSERPVVKVELKDNSKPVTTEPDTSKNEGTEDKPPVPPGTGSGAGTGTGNDQEEDPETPPTHEDTDNSGSGETPSHPPGDGSNDGTTGSETSNDG, from the coding sequence ATGGATAAATGGATCAAGAACAACACGGCAAGCAAGCTCATTGCACTCGCTGTCAGTATTTTATTGTGGGCGATGGTTCATATGGACAGCGGAACGCCTGCACCGCCAACGACTTTTTATGATACCAAAGTCATTGAAGGCGTTGAGATACAGACTTATGGATTTGATGACAGCGAATATGCGTTAACAGGGATTGATAAAGACCGTGTAAATCTCGAAGTTCGGGGAAAGAAATCCAATATTTCGCTTTTGACCGACGATTATAAGGTGAAGCTTGATTTGAGCAACGTCAAAGAACCGGGTACGCACACACTTCCGCTAACGCCCTCCATCCCGAGTGGCGTGGAGATGGTATCGATGGAGCCTTCGGTTGTTACGGTGACGGTAGAGGCGAGAGTGTCGAAATCCGTGACGGTAAGTATTGGAACCAAAGGCGAGCCTGCTAAAGATTATCGGGCCGGAACACCCGTGCTGATTGACCCAAGGCAAGTTACGGTTACCCTGCCTGAATCGTCAATGGCGAATCTGGGGCAGGTCAAAGGTAATGTGGAGCTTGATGGTGCCAAAGAGAAGATTACGGAGAAACGAGTCAAGCTTACAGCATATGATAAAGAAGGCAACGCAATGGAAGATGCGGTCATTGAGCCTGCTACAGTAGCAGCTGAAGTGCCGATTGAGCCTGCTTTTGTCACCCTGCCGCTGGAGCTTCAATATACCGGACGGCTGCCGGAAGGGTTTGTCCTATCCAAGGTGGAACAGAAGGTAAAAGAAGTGAAGCTGTTTGGCAGTAAAGAGGCGCTGGCAGGAGCTGAGACCTATATCGAAGCTACGATCAATCTGGGAGAAGTTAGAAATTCGGGAACAACAGTGCTTACGGCCGACTTGACGCCGCCTGAAGGTTTTGAGAAAATCGAGCCGAGCTCTGTAACGGTGGATGTTACGGCGGTATCGCATGGTGAACGGGTGATTACGGGGATTCCGATAACGTTAAAAGGGGTTGCCTCCGGCTTGGATGCTGTCATTACGGATCCAAAGACGAAGACCATATCTTTAACGCTCACCGGAGCGCCGGACTTGCTCAATAGCCTGGAGCCGACGGATATCGGGGCTGAAGCGAATGCAACCGGTTTGAAAGCCGGCGTTCACGAAATTCCGCTGCAGATCACGCTTCCTAACTTTATTAACCGTACGGATTCGGAACGTCCTGTTGTTAAGGTAGAACTCAAGGATAACTCCAAGCCCGTGACAACGGAGCCGGACACCTCGAAGAATGAGGGAACGGAAGACAAGCCGCCTGTTCCACCAGGAACGGGATCAGGAGCGGGAACAGGAACAGGCAATGATCAGGAGGAGGATCCGGAGACGCCTCCTACTCATGAAGACACGGATAACTCCGGATCAGGAGAAACCCCATCACATCCGCCGGGAGACGGATCGAATGATGGGACAACGGGATCAGAAACGTCCAATGATGGATAA
- the ppc gene encoding phosphoenolpyruvate carboxylase: MTELTVTAKSNSNNLLRRDVRFLGNILGEVLVHQGGNELLDIVEKIRETSKSLRSVFLPELFADFKRIISTLEPDIRHQVIRAFAIYFQLVNIAEQNHRIRRKRDYERSAGESVQPGSIESAVQDLKERNITFEEVQEILESLSLELVMTAHPTEAMRRAILDIHKRIADDVMQLDNPTLTFREREQLREKLLNEVITLWQTDELRDRKPTVLDEVRNGMYYFHETLFHILPEVYQELERCLSKYYPGHHWHVPTYLRFGSWIGGDRDGNPSVTADVTWKTLEMQRKLAIREYQRILREFMKYLSFSSSIVSVSDELLQSIEKDREHVTLKKMEIWHNEKEPYRVKLVYMLAKMSHILDENMTGSERYQSPEEFIEDLNIIDRSLRFHFADYVADTYIQKLIRQAELFGFHTATLDIRQHSQEHENAMAEILRKMNVTQDYAQLSEDEKIELLNNLLNDPRPLTTPYQEYSDSTEECLEVYRTVFRAQQEFGVKCISSYLISMSEGASDILEVMVFAKEVGLFRKDNDGSVIATLQAAPLFETIEDLHAAPDIMRKLFNLPIYREAVSAMNELQEIMLGYSDSNKDGGAITANWELQVALKEITAAANEYGIKVKYFHGRGGSLGRGGMPLNRSILAQPASTIAGGIKITEQGEVISSRYSLKGIAYRSLDQATSALITASLNARYPEKESTEKEWEEISSSISAASQKKYQDLIFRDPDFLSFFKESTPLPEVGELNIGSRPSKRKNSDRFEDLRAIPWVFAWTQSRYLLPAWYAAGTGLQSFYQGKEENMKVLQKMYKSYPFFTSLIDTLQMALAKADLIIAKEYSLMTKDDQVRERIFGLIQDEFNLTKELVLKITGQQDILDNQPVLQESIRLRNPYVDPLSYLQVQLLNELRELREQEQDDPDLLREVLLTINGIAAGLRNTG; the protein is encoded by the coding sequence ATGACTGAACTTACAGTAACCGCAAAGAGCAATTCCAACAATCTGCTGCGGCGAGATGTACGGTTCCTTGGCAATATTCTTGGAGAAGTTCTTGTCCACCAAGGTGGCAATGAGCTTTTAGATATAGTTGAGAAAATTCGTGAAACGAGTAAATCGTTGCGATCCGTATTCCTGCCAGAATTGTTTGCAGATTTCAAAAGGATCATCAGCACCTTGGAGCCCGACATTCGCCATCAGGTGATTCGCGCGTTTGCCATTTATTTTCAATTGGTTAATATCGCAGAGCAGAATCATCGCATTCGCCGCAAACGCGATTACGAGCGTTCCGCCGGGGAGAGTGTTCAACCAGGTTCCATTGAAAGTGCGGTCCAGGATTTGAAAGAGCGCAATATTACGTTTGAAGAAGTTCAAGAAATTCTCGAAAGTCTATCCCTTGAGCTGGTAATGACAGCTCATCCAACAGAAGCGATGCGTCGGGCTATTCTGGATATTCATAAACGGATAGCGGACGATGTTATGCAACTCGACAACCCGACACTGACATTCCGCGAACGAGAGCAGCTTCGGGAGAAACTACTGAATGAAGTGATTACGCTATGGCAAACCGACGAGCTTCGTGACCGTAAGCCGACGGTTCTTGATGAGGTCAGAAACGGTATGTATTATTTTCACGAGACTCTGTTTCACATTCTGCCAGAGGTTTATCAAGAACTGGAGCGCTGCCTAAGTAAATATTATCCGGGTCACCATTGGCACGTTCCAACCTATTTGCGTTTCGGTTCGTGGATCGGTGGCGATCGGGACGGAAATCCTTCAGTGACGGCGGACGTAACATGGAAAACGCTTGAAATGCAGCGGAAGCTAGCAATTCGTGAATACCAACGGATTTTGCGTGAATTCATGAAATACCTCAGCTTCAGCTCATCCATCGTGAGCGTTTCGGATGAATTGCTTCAATCCATTGAAAAAGACCGCGAGCATGTAACACTGAAGAAGATGGAAATTTGGCACAATGAGAAAGAGCCTTATCGTGTAAAACTGGTATATATGCTGGCTAAAATGAGTCATATTCTTGATGAGAACATGACGGGCAGCGAGCGTTATCAGTCCCCTGAGGAATTTATCGAGGACTTGAATATCATTGATCGAAGCTTGCGTTTCCATTTTGCTGACTATGTTGCAGACACGTATATTCAAAAACTGATTCGTCAGGCGGAGTTGTTTGGTTTCCATACAGCAACGTTGGACATCAGACAGCATAGCCAAGAGCATGAAAATGCCATGGCCGAGATTCTTCGTAAAATGAATGTGACTCAGGATTATGCCCAGTTAAGTGAAGATGAGAAGATCGAGCTGCTTAATAACCTGCTTAATGATCCTCGTCCATTGACGACGCCTTATCAAGAGTACAGCGACAGTACCGAAGAATGCCTTGAAGTATACCGTACCGTATTCCGTGCGCAGCAGGAGTTCGGCGTCAAATGTATTTCAAGTTATTTGATCAGTATGTCCGAGGGTGCAAGCGACATTCTGGAAGTGATGGTATTTGCCAAAGAAGTCGGACTTTTCCGTAAGGACAATGACGGTTCTGTAATAGCTACTTTGCAGGCTGCACCATTGTTTGAGACGATTGAAGACCTTCATGCCGCACCTGATATTATGCGTAAGCTCTTCAACCTGCCGATCTATCGGGAAGCGGTTAGCGCGATGAATGAGCTTCAGGAAATCATGCTGGGTTACTCCGACAGCAACAAGGACGGCGGAGCCATTACCGCGAACTGGGAGCTCCAGGTAGCACTTAAAGAGATTACGGCTGCTGCCAATGAGTATGGCATCAAGGTAAAATACTTCCATGGACGCGGCGGATCGCTTGGGCGCGGTGGTATGCCTCTGAATCGCAGCATTTTGGCTCAACCGGCATCAACGATTGCGGGTGGCATCAAAATCACGGAGCAAGGCGAGGTTATTTCTTCACGTTATTCCTTGAAGGGAATTGCCTACCGCAGTTTGGACCAGGCGACTTCAGCACTTATTACGGCTTCTCTTAATGCCCGTTACCCTGAAAAAGAATCGACCGAAAAAGAGTGGGAAGAGATTTCCTCTAGCATATCGGCCGCTTCACAGAAGAAATATCAGGATCTGATCTTCCGTGATCCGGATTTCCTGAGCTTCTTCAAGGAATCCACGCCGCTTCCTGAAGTGGGAGAGCTGAATATCGGTTCCCGACCATCCAAGCGTAAGAACAGTGACCGTTTTGAGGACCTCAGAGCCATCCCTTGGGTGTTTGCGTGGACCCAGAGTCGTTACCTGCTTCCTGCATGGTACGCGGCTGGTACGGGCTTACAGAGCTTCTACCAGGGCAAGGAAGAGAATATGAAGGTGCTTCAGAAGATGTACAAGAGCTATCCGTTCTTTACGTCACTGATCGATACCCTTCAGATGGCTCTTGCCAAGGCTGATCTGATCATCGCCAAGGAGTATTCTTTGATGACGAAAGATGATCAAGTCCGCGAGCGTATCTTCGGTCTGATTCAGGATGAGTTCAACTTGACGAAAGAGCTTGTTCTTAAGATTACGGGACAACAGGATATTCTGGATAACCAGCCGGTCTTGCAGGAATCGATTCGACTCCGTAACCCTTACGTGGATCCGCTTAGCTATTTGCAGGTTCAATTGCTTAACGAGCTGCGCGAGCTGAGAGAGCAGGAGCAGGATGATCCGGATCTGCTTCGGGAAGTACTGCTGACCATCAACGGCATTGCGGCGGGGCTTCGTAATACAGGTTGA
- a CDS encoding KinB-signaling pathway activation protein, giving the protein MSLRKWSKLFLKTLLVGAVAALIVGLILQLFNGAIEFTGMADLLIYPLILLGSGALVSVYSQMGFFAYLTLNYMGIGIFRRKTWQYIQIVLAVLALLELMFFRTFVGGSTSLQQDLILGISILVIAVVVAYLKVKSTNANAWIPTLFFMMAISIVEIIGVLQIGVSNATIFMVVPLLICNAYQILTLHKVTQDEKKS; this is encoded by the coding sequence TTGAGCTTACGAAAGTGGTCTAAATTGTTTTTGAAAACGCTGCTCGTCGGGGCAGTGGCGGCATTAATTGTAGGTTTGATCCTGCAGTTGTTTAATGGCGCGATCGAATTTACGGGAATGGCCGATTTATTGATATACCCGCTGATTTTGTTGGGCTCCGGGGCACTGGTGAGCGTATACTCCCAGATGGGCTTTTTTGCGTACCTGACTTTAAATTATATGGGGATAGGCATATTCCGCCGAAAGACTTGGCAGTACATTCAGATTGTGTTGGCTGTTCTAGCATTGCTGGAGCTAATGTTCTTCCGTACCTTTGTCGGCGGATCCACTAGCCTGCAGCAGGATTTGATTTTAGGTATTTCCATTTTGGTTATTGCTGTTGTTGTTGCTTATCTCAAAGTGAAGAGCACGAATGCTAATGCATGGATTCCGACCCTCTTCTTCATGATGGCGATTTCCATTGTGGAGATTATCGGTGTACTGCAAATTGGAGTCAGCAACGCCACGATCTTTATGGTGGTACCATTGCTAATCTGTAATGCATACCAAATTCTGACGCTTCATAAAGTTACACAAGACGAAAAAAAGAGCTAA
- a CDS encoding zf-HC2 domain-containing protein, with protein sequence MDCKLAVSLMHDYLDNDLSDPQQLELQKHLRDCADCRNYFEKLEHTDMLLYSLTHHATKPSDDLTERIMGMLPQPKRQKAWVKWVRNHPALTAAALFLVVMLFSTISFWSQDTQLVVKSDEFEKLVIEGDTVIIPPDQIITGDITVENGKTKVYGQVNGNVTVIDGELFQASTSHIAGQVKDIDRAMDWIWYKISTLFTDAAYR encoded by the coding sequence ATGGATTGCAAATTAGCCGTCTCTTTGATGCATGATTATCTGGATAATGACTTGTCCGACCCACAGCAGCTGGAATTGCAGAAGCATTTGCGGGATTGTGCTGACTGTCGGAATTACTTCGAGAAGCTGGAGCATACCGATATGCTTCTTTATTCCTTAACTCATCATGCGACCAAGCCATCCGATGATTTAACGGAACGTATAATGGGCATGCTGCCGCAGCCCAAGAGACAAAAAGCTTGGGTCAAATGGGTTAGGAATCATCCTGCGCTCACGGCTGCAGCTTTGTTTTTGGTTGTCATGCTCTTCAGCACAATCAGTTTTTGGAGTCAGGATACCCAGCTGGTTGTAAAGAGTGACGAATTCGAAAAGCTGGTGATTGAAGGAGATACCGTCATTATTCCTCCGGATCAAATCATCACGGGAGATATTACAGTCGAGAATGGAAAGACGAAGGTCTACGGTCAAGTGAATGGCAACGTGACCGTCATTGACGGAGAATTATTTCAGGCTTCCACCTCACATATAGCAGGTCAAGTGAAGGACATAGATCGGGCGATGGACTGGATCTGGTACAAGATCTCCACTCTGTTTACAGATGCCGCTTACCGCTAG